A segment of the Leptolyngbya sp. NIES-3755 genome:
TTTGAGTCACACTAAACGTTGCATTTGAGATTAAACCTGCATCCTGAATATAGAGATCTGCCATCAACAATAAAGCTAATGGATGCCCGGAGGTAAAGTTAAGAATTTCTGGTAGAGGCGGAACGGATCGTTTTTTAAGATAAAGCTGACTATCTTCAACACTGAGGTTCTGAAGTGCGATCGCATAAAACAAAGCTTGCCAACCTGGATCAGTCCGCCAAGCAGAACTCGGAGCCATTCGACTCGCTAACACGATCAAAGTTTGCTCTGGTAACTGAGGCAGAAACTCTTCCCGCAACCAAGTTTCGATCGGTAACAATCGTTCATAACTATCAATGAACAAAACTTGTCGAGCCGAACCGATGGGGTGATAAGCCTTTAGAAAAGCTTGGGGGGAAGGGTCAAGCGTTCTGCCATCGAGATAGGTTGTCGGAATGTTCAGAGTTCGACAAAGCTGAGCAAATTGCCGAATTAACATGGTTTTGCCAATTCCGCCCATTCCTGAGAGATGCAGCACAGAAAAAGGTAGAGTGCGGGACGCGATCGCAGCTTGAAACAATTCACATTCGGATTCACGCCCCACAAAGTTTTGATGTCTGACAGCATTGAGCCGTTCAACTAAACGCAAGGTCATCTGTTTACGCCTCCAGGTTGAATCGATCCGTCATCGTGTTTGGATTACGATCCCCCAGAAGTATCGGATTCACTTTCCTGGTAAATTTCTTGCGGGAGTTCGTTCTCCTTTGTAGAATTTGCGCTCAAACCCATGCAGAACAAGCCAGATAGAGCCTGAAATTAAAGGCACGATAGCTGCCAAAATTGCCAATGTGAGCGAAGAAGGTTGAAACACGATCGAGATCAATGGCAACGTTGCCCAAGTGAGAATTCCGAGAATTGCGATCGCGAATTTGAGCTTCTGAATTCGAGCTAATGCGGTTCGACAACTTGCACAATGAATCGTATGGGAAGAATATCGATCGAGCAATTCATCGATCGATCGTAGTCGTGGCAATTCTTCCCCCGGAAAAGGTTCAGCATCAAACTCATTCACCCATTTCCGCAAGCCTGAAACAAACGAATCTGCACGAGTCGGTAAGTAAAACGCTTTGGCAAAATTCGGACTACCGCCTTTTTGATCTAAGTAGCGCTCTTGATAGTGCAGAAAGATTTGATCATCTTCTAGAACTGTATTATTACCTAAATGCGAATACCACCGAGGTGTCAGTTTGATAAAAAAGCTTGGTAGCTTCGATGAAAACTTAAACGGAAATCGAGCAAATACGCGACATTCACCTTTTCTAATTGGTGTTGCATATACAACTGTGAGAGTACGACCAAATTGCTTTGAAGTCAGATCATGCCACATCAATCCGGGCGCAATAAACCGAGTCTGTTGTGAGCCTAGTGTTCCTTTGCGCGGACCTTCTTGCCAAAATCCTGTAAAGCCTTGTTTTCCAGATTCCAGAACTTCTAACTCAACTGGAGCAGCATTCGATCGATTCCCCACCGATTTATGATGCGTAAACGGAAGATGACTCGTATCCAACACATTCTCTAACAAAGTCAACGCATCATAAGGCAAGTCGCGAAACGTATTCAAACAGACCCATTCTTGGGGTGATTCTTCCATCGGTTCAACGATCGGAATCTTGACTTGTTCAGGAGTTTGCTCACCTGGATAAACAAACAGTAATCCTTGCCGTTCTGCGGTTGCATAAGATTTCACACAGGCGCGCTTCGACTCATTCGCGATCGCTCCTTCCGGTTGTTGAGGAATACGATCGCATTTCCCATTTCCTTCAAATGCCCACCCATGATACGGACATTCGAGCAATCCATCTTCTGCAATTCTGCCTTCTGAGAGCGGTGCTAATCGATGCGGACACTGATCTTCAAACGCTCTCCAACTCTGAGCCTTCGCATCCCACCAGATCACCAGATCTTGCCCTAATAGCGTAAATTTCGTGGGCTTCGTCTTGTCTAAATCCTGAATGTAATAAACCGGATACCAAGCTTCCTTCCAATCAAATCGAGTCGGATCGGTTCCACCTGCGGGAAGTTCGGTGGCTTCAGTCGATAAGGGACGTTGATCGATCAGCATGAGACAGCCCTTTGAAGATCTTCTTTACATTTCTTCATTACATTATAAAGGGCTGAATGTGAGATGAATGCCTCGATCTTTAGAGCAGCACAGTATTTTCTGTTAACGTTGCTGTTCGTTCAGCCAATTGGTGAGATCAGTGATCGAAGCGAAGTTTAGAAGTGCGATCGCTAATCTTCCCATTTGATCGAGCGTGAGCGTAGAAAGTCGATCGACTACTTCGCTTGGCAAGGTTCCGATCTTCTGTTCAAGCAGGAGTAAGATCAGCGATCGACGCTCTGCGTTTTGTACCTCCTGACGCACTTCCTGGCGCACAGATTGTTCGACTTCCTGACGCACTTCTTGGCGCACAGATTGTTCGACTTCCTGACGCACTTCTTGGCGCACAGATTGTTCGACTTCCTGACGCACTTCCTGTTCAACCCTCTGTCGCACAGCCTCTTCAGCCCTGCGCTGGAGTCGGGCTTCAGTCTCTTGTTCCCAAAGTAAAAATGCTTCAGACAGTGCCATCATTGTCTCCTGCTCAGTGCCATCAATGGCTTCACCTAAATCAATTCTAACCTTCCAACTCACCAACAATCGTAAAATATTGCTGCGTCTTGGGTGGTCTACAGGCAAAGCAAGCACTTCCCGAATTCCCGCTCCTGAGTTCGATCGCGTCCCAGGATTCTTAACCACAAAGTCTCTTCAGTTTCAGGAAGTTGATCGATCGCAACGATCGCGGTTTTCAAAATCCCAGACATAAAGTAGATACCAGGCATCCATTCCGCTTTAATCTTGCCTTCTGCCTCTTCCAGTAAAGGTCTAGAAGTGGTCGCTGCCAGAATCCAAAGCCAAGGAATTTCGTCGTCTGATAATTCCTCACATTGTGCTTTGCGGCGTTCGTCTTCCTGTACCCAAACCAGTTTCAGTAATGAAACTCTTACCTCAGTTCGAGTCGGAACATTTCGATAAGGTTCGAGCAGGCAAGGTTGCTGGACCATTCGCCCCAAAAGACCTAAATCAGTGGCTTGGACTGCATTGGGATTTGGAACAAACCAAACATCGACAAATTTAGCCTCGCCTGGGATTTCGTATTGTCGCTGGACTGTACCGATTGGAGCTAGGAACTCTTCCAAATATTGCTTGGATAACTGGTCAAATGGGTTTTGCGCCATGAAAATATTTGCAGAAGTCAAGCACGAATTATACGGTTTCAACCAGACTTCGCTGCATACTCGCGAAATCGATCGAGATCTGCTCGAATGTTCGATTGCACAAATCGATCGACCATTCCATTGTTCATAATCTGCGCCAATAGTTCAGGAACCGCATACGCGATCGTCATTTTGACAATACTGCCTTCAGTTCCGCGATCGTAAAATCGAATGGCTCCCCGATTCGGCAAACCACTAATCGATTCCCATTGAATAATCTGATTCGGAATGATCTTCGTCAGACGCGATTGCCAACTAAATTGCAGTCCAGCCGCGTTCAGTGTCCAGCGAGAGAGTTCTGGCTGTTCTTCAGACACCTTCACCGAAGCAATCCAGTTCATCCAATTCGGCATTTGTTCGAGATCCGACCAGAGACCCCAAACTTCGCCGATCAAGGCTTCGACTTCAACTTGCGCCGTGTGTTCTAACCATTGAGACATTTAAACAAATCCAGCAACTTTGCCTACTTAAGACAAAATGATAAAGCTGAATTGCATGGAAGTTAGGGTATGGTTCAAAGTTTGATGGCGATCGCTGCATTTGTAGCAGTGGTCGGTGGAATTATTTTTGGCGTGTCACGATATGAAAAATCCAACACCAAGGAAGATTCGATCGAACGCCTGATCCAAACGCCACCTCAAGAACCTGCGATCGCAGAAACACCTATAACCGCAGCACTTGAAGAAAATCCAGAAATTTCGATCACAGAACCTGAGTTAACCAAGAAAATTGAGGCGATTCTAAATCCACAAATTACAGAAACTCCAGAACCGGGATTGACCACAGCTACGATCGACGAAACGCCAGAACCGAGAGAAGAACCCGCAGAAGTGATTTTGCCGCCCACGATTCAAGATCCAAAGCAAGTCACAGAAGAAGAACCGAGAGCGCAAACGATCGCGTTTACGATTCCGCCTACGATTCAAGATCCGAAACGTCCGAATGATGGCGCAGTCGAAGATTTGACTCAGGATATTCTCGCTTGGGGACAATCGAAAGATTTGAAGCATGTGTCGAAATTGGTGCAGTACACGACTCACGCTGATCCAATGGTGCGGGGAACTGTTGCGATCGCACTCGGTCAAATCGCTCGCCAGAATTCGACTCGGAGTGAAGTTGAGCGATCGATTCCGGTACTCGGAAAGTTAACGCAGGACTCGGATCTCAAGGTTCGACAGTATGCGGTTCAGGCATTGGGAGAGATTCGATCGGAGAAAGTTTTACCGTATTTGCAAAAAGCATTGCAGAGTCCATCAGGCAGCGTGATGAAAGCGGCGAATGGAGCCATTCAGAATTTGAAATTGCAATATGGAAAAACACCAGCAATGCAAATCGCACAGCAGATGTTAAAGAAGACTGAGAAAACCTCAATTTAGAATTTTAAGTTGCGACAAACAAAAAGCCCATCGAAGAAACTAACATCTCTCCGGTGGGCTTCGCTCTATCAATATAAAAAAGATCGCACTACGCGCTAATCGTCGCGGCTTCCTCTTTGTACATCAGTTCTCGCACCTTCACCATTCCCGCCACGAGACAATCCATCTCTTCGCGAGTATGCAATGCGTTCACCGTGATCCGAATCCGAGGTTTTGAAATGAACCAGATCGGAGAAACCCAAATCCCCAATTCCATCAGTTCCCGCGCAAACATCTTCGGATTCATCTCATTTGGCAGCAAGACTGGAACGACATTCGTTTCCCCGATCGCTTCAAATCCCTGAGCGGCTAAGCGAGATCGCAGATACCGCGTACTTTCCTGCAATCGTGATACCAATTCTGGATGCTCTTGCACAGTACGGAAACTCTGTAACGCCGCAGCAGTCAAAGGAGGAGCCAAAGAACAAGTCCCGATCGAGGTTGGCGAACAGTTCAGTAACGGCTTCAATTCCGCCACGTTAGTACTAATTGCCGCGCCCACCGATGCGCCAAATTTTGCGAACGTTGAAAGAATCAAAGGATTAATTCCTCGATCGATCGCGTCTTGCGGCTTCAATCCAAAATGCTCGTAAATGCCACGTCCGGTCGCACCCAACGCACCTGTCGCATGGGCTTCATCCATGACTAACGTGCTATCCGGATAGTTCGACAAGATTTCGATCATCTCAGGCAGCGGTGCAATGTCGCCATCCATTGAGAAGACCGCATCCGAGACGACCATCACTCGATCGCCCGGTTGCACATAGCGCTTCAGCTTCCGCGCCAAATCTTCGGTATTGCAGTGACGATACGCTTTTACTCGAACTCTGGGACTATAGCCGAAAAGTTTTCCCGATCGAGTTCCTGCGTGAGCCAGTGCCGACACAATACAACCATGATTCAGCACATCGGTCATAATCAAGGTTTCGCGGGTGTGCTCGAAACCTGGAACCGGAATCGCCAGATGACAGAACGCATCCATTAACGCCTGCATTCCCATCCAGGCATTGAGAAAAAGCTGCGTATGGGGCAAATGCTTAAAGCTCGATACTTCGTCCTCAAGCTGGCGATGTAGGTCAATTCGACCACTCAGCACAGAAGTCGAACTATTCGAGGTTCCGTACTGGAAAATGGCATCGATCGCGGCTTGTTTCACCGACTCGTTTTGGGTCAACCCCAGAACATCGTTTGTGCAAAAAGTGAGAACAGTGCGTCGATTCCCCGTTTCAGCCTCCTCAATTTCCACCATATTCCCCTGGCGTTGATGACAGAGATACTCATCCGGGTCGAGTTCACTTTCATACCAACGCCGCACGTATTCCTTAACAACTTGCACAGTTTACTCCTCTCACCTGCTTGACGTTCGCGATTTTGCTTCTGACTCAACAGTATATTTGCCGATGATGAATTTCGCGCAACAGAGCGCAATTTCTGATCGGTTTGTCTCGAAAAAAGACGTGATAACAGCTTATCAGGACTTTTTAAAATCAAAAAAAAGAGCGATCGCACTCCCTAGCACGATCGCCTTTTCTCTAAGAGTTTGCCGCTCTTAGATTTCTGCGACTGCCCGTTCTACGAGACGACGAGCCAGCGTTTGCGTTCCCGTGTGAGTGTAGTACTTGACGGCAACATCCAGGAATGCGCCCACGTAATCGAGCTTGTCAGCGGAAACATCGACGACTCCCCGCACTCGATCGAGTAATGTCTGCTGTGTCAAATTCCGCGAGGAGACGAAATCGCCCATCCAGCCTTTGACTGAATCGAAGCTTTGTCCAATAAAGTTCAACTGTCCAGCCGAATCGCCTCCAGGAATCAGCGGTTTGACGCTCTTGAACGATTGATTTTTCTCCAATTCGTCTGGAGTCGTTTGGCTAATTGTGGATAAGCCTTTCTGAATGAAATCGCCACCGAGCGGGATTAAACCGTCGAAGCTGACTAAAGCTGCCATTCGCATGAGAGATTCGCCGCTATAGTCGCCTAAAGCCCCAAGGAAGTCTCCGATACTGTCTCCAGGGATGCCATTAATTTGACAAAAGGCGACGAGTTCGACAACGAGCTTGACACAGAGATCCAAACTTTGCAGTTTTTCCGGTTTTGGAGTCAGATTGCTCAAGAATCCGAGAAATGAGATGTCTTGTCCGACTTTGTTGGCGAGAGCGGCAGTTCCAAGGGCACTCGCAGCATTATCGACGGTTTGATAGAGCCACATGGCACGTTGATAGCCTTGAGATTCATCGTTATAGAGGAAAACCGCTCGTTCTCCGATCGCCTGAATCAAACTTTCATCGGTTTCACCGGTCACAGTCCGAATCGTGTTCGTAAATCCGGTGAGATTCTGCCACTGTCCTGGAATGATGAAATCAAGCGTGTTCAGTGCTTTAACCGTAGTACCACCAGTAGGGAGTTCATCTACCAGTTCAAAAATGGGTTTACTCATGAAAAATCCTCTGTATGAAGCGTTTAAATTCGGGCGTGTCTGAATTTCTGTTGGGGGTCACTGTGATCGATCGAGCAACCCCCGTGACAAATACTTTCTACCCTTTAAGCTGTGACAATCCCTTGAGATCAAACTTAGAAAGCCACTGCTCCCGGTCTTCCTTAGTAAAAGACGGATCTCGCGACAGCACTTTCACCTGATACTTCCCGACCAAAACTCCGGTCTGGGTATTGCCCATCGTCATCGCTGGAAATCCGTTGATTTTCTCAGTCGTATTCTGATATTTCGCTGCTGCGGCTGGCAAACTCGACGTATCTGAAATCGATAACATCGCCAAATCTTTGCCGTTCTGTTTCAATTTCGCTTCGGCAAACCCTTTCTTCTCTTGAGTAAAGACGCGCTCATATCCTGATCCAGCTTTCGGGAAGTACTTGTTAAACTGACTGCCCTGAGTTGCCTCTTTCGCAACCGCAACGACTCCGGGTTTATTACTTTCCTTCTGAGCTTCTGAGAAACGAGAGGGTTCTTGCTGCTGACAGCCAGAGATAAAGAGCGCGATCGCTAACATGACGGCAACCACCGCCCGCCGCCAACTTGGTAAAGTCAATGCTTGGTGTCTCATAGGTGTACTGAAAATAAATCTTCTCGATCGAGATGTACGACAACACCTGATCGGCAACAACTGACTTAAGTTAGAAATTGCAAAATTCAGATGTCCGTTTGTCACTGTAATTCGATTTTTATCAGATCGATCCAGTTTGCAATGAAAAAAGAAAATTCGTTACCGATGAATTATTTCGGGATGTTGAATCGATTGCTGATATCGATCGAACTGTTTCACAATTAATCTCTGTACTGCAATAATCGCAGGATTCACTTCAACATATCGCCGTGATGGATTCTTCAAATAGTTCTCTTGTTCGCTCTCGATCATTTCAATGTCTTGATGCAGGAACGGCA
Coding sequences within it:
- a CDS encoding pheophorbide a oxygenase (similar to AA sequence:cyanobase_aa:LBDG_07800) yields the protein MLIDQRPLSTEATELPAGGTDPTRFDWKEAWYPVYYIQDLDKTKPTKFTLLGQDLVIWWDAKAQSWRAFEDQCPHRLAPLSEGRIAEDGLLECPYHGWAFEGNGKCDRIPQQPEGAIANESKRACVKSYATAERQGLLFVYPGEQTPEQVKIPIVEPMEESPQEWVCLNTFRDLPYDALTLLENVLDTSHLPFTHHKSVGNRSNAAPVELEVLESGKQGFTGFWQEGPRKGTLGSQQTRFIAPGLMWHDLTSKQFGRTLTVVYATPIRKGECRVFARFPFKFSSKLPSFFIKLTPRWYSHLGNNTVLEDDQIFLHYQERYLDQKGGSPNFAKAFYLPTRADSFVSGLRKWVNEFDAEPFPGEELPRLRSIDELLDRYSSHTIHCASCRTALARIQKLKFAIAILGILTWATLPLISIVFQPSSLTLAILAAIVPLISGSIWLVLHGFERKFYKGERTPARNLPGK
- a CDS encoding hypothetical protein (Q8YV04;~similar to AA sequence:cyanobase_aa:LBDG_32220), translating into MALSEAFLLWEQETEARLQRRAEEAVRQRVEQEVRQEVEQSVRQEVRQEVEQSVRQEVRQEVEQSVRQEVRQEVQNAERRSLILLLLEQKIGTLPSEVVDRLSTLTLDQMGRLAIALLNFASITDLTNWLNEQQR
- a CDS encoding hypothetical protein (similar to AA sequence:cyanobase_aa:Cyan7425_4405) translates to MAQNPFDQLSKQYLEEFLAPIGTVQRQYEIPGEAKFVDVWFVPNPNAVQATDLGLLGRMVQQPCLLEPYRNVPTRTEVRVSLLKLVWVQEDERRKAQCEELSDDEIPWLWILAATTSRPLLEEAEGKIKAEWMPGIYFMSGILKTAIVAIDQLPETEETLWLRILGRDRTQEREFGKCLLCL
- a CDS encoding hypothetical protein (similar to AA sequence:cyanobase_aa:LBDG_41270), which gives rise to MSQWLEHTAQVEVEALIGEVWGLWSDLEQMPNWMNWIASVKVSEEQPELSRWTLNAAGLQFSWQSRLTKIIPNQIIQWESISGLPNRGAIRFYDRGTEGSIVKMTIAYAVPELLAQIMNNGMVDRFVQSNIRADLDRFREYAAKSG
- a CDS encoding hypothetical protein (similar to AA sequence:cyanobase_aa:NIES39_C02360), which translates into the protein MVQSLMAIAAFVAVVGGIIFGVSRYEKSNTKEDSIERLIQTPPQEPAIAETPITAALEENPEISITEPELTKKIEAILNPQITETPEPGLTTATIDETPEPREEPAEVILPPTIQDPKQVTEEEPRAQTIAFTIPPTIQDPKRPNDGAVEDLTQDILAWGQSKDLKHVSKLVQYTTHADPMVRGTVAIALGQIARQNSTRSEVERSIPVLGKLTQDSDLKVRQYAVQALGEIRSEKVLPYLQKALQSPSGSVMKAANGAIQNLKLQYGKTPAMQIAQQMLKKTEKTSI
- a CDS encoding aminotransferase, classes I and II superfamily (similar to AA sequence:cyanobase_aa:LBDG_41260); its protein translation is MQVVKEYVRRWYESELDPDEYLCHQRQGNMVEIEEAETGNRRTVLTFCTNDVLGLTQNESVKQAAIDAIFQYGTSNSSTSVLSGRIDLHRQLEDEVSSFKHLPHTQLFLNAWMGMQALMDAFCHLAIPVPGFEHTRETLIMTDVLNHGCIVSALAHAGTRSGKLFGYSPRVRVKAYRHCNTEDLARKLKRYVQPGDRVMVVSDAVFSMDGDIAPLPEMIEILSNYPDSTLVMDEAHATGALGATGRGIYEHFGLKPQDAIDRGINPLILSTFAKFGASVGAAISTNVAELKPLLNCSPTSIGTCSLAPPLTAAALQSFRTVQEHPELVSRLQESTRYLRSRLAAQGFEAIGETNVVPVLLPNEMNPKMFARELMELGIWVSPIWFISKPRIRITVNALHTREEMDCLVAGMVKVRELMYKEEAATISA
- a CDS encoding hypothetical protein (hypothetical protein FJSC11DRAFT_1094;~similar to AA sequence:cyanobase_aa:LBDG_41250) — its product is MSKPIFELVDELPTGGTTVKALNTLDFIIPGQWQNLTGFTNTIRTVTGETDESLIQAIGERAVFLYNDESQGYQRAMWLYQTVDNAASALGTAALANKVGQDISFLGFLSNLTPKPEKLQSLDLCVKLVVELVAFCQINGIPGDSIGDFLGALGDYSGESLMRMAALVSFDGLIPLGGDFIQKGLSTISQTTPDELEKNQSFKSVKPLIPGGDSAGQLNFIGQSFDSVKGWMGDFVSSRNLTQQTLLDRVRGVVDVSADKLDYVGAFLDVAVKYYTHTGTQTLARRLVERAVAEI
- a CDS encoding hypothetical protein (similar to AA sequence:cyanobase_aa:LBDG_41240): MRHQALTLPSWRRAVVAVMLAIALFISGCQQQEPSRFSEAQKESNKPGVVAVAKEATQGSQFNKYFPKAGSGYERVFTQEKKGFAEAKLKQNGKDLAMLSISDTSSLPAAAAKYQNTTEKINGFPAMTMGNTQTGVLVGKYQVKVLSRDPSFTKEDREQWLSKFDLKGLSQLKG